A window of the Narcine bancroftii isolate sNarBan1 chromosome 4, sNarBan1.hap1, whole genome shotgun sequence genome harbors these coding sequences:
- the LOC138760298 gene encoding peptide chain release factor 1-like, mitochondrial isoform X1, translated as MFPVGRTFLGIARACLEAGVWRARRPFHLKTGFCRPPRIDPSRPLSGSAPSTGEAFGQSSLRRHLAQLEQEYAESLERLDQGPQAEGEEGVRSLQRRVSELAPVVSGLLQLRNKEQELREIEALLRDDDADLRRLAESEENSCRAAIQDLQAKILSLLLPSEGVDNDELILELTAGVGGQESMLFTAEMFEMYQCYAAFKHWHFEVLEYRNSELGGLRHAAVSVSGEGSYRHLKFEGGVHRVQRVPRTEKQGRIHTSTTTVAMLPQPTEIDLTISPKELRIETKRASGAGGQHVNTTDSAVRILHIPTGVVAECQQERSQLKNRERAMQLLRAKLYSMKLEEDISRRNLARRIQIGTKGRSEKIRTYNFPQDRVTDHRIGKSLYNLKDFMLGEELLDEMIDSLTNVADSECLIEFLESTQKQQNEPGRQ; from the exons ATGTTCCCCGTGGGACGGACGTTCCTGGGCATCGCCCGTGCATGCCTGGAGGCAGGTGTCTGGCGTGCGAGGAGGCCCTTCCACCTGAAGACTGGGTTCTGCCGCCCACCCCGCATTGACCCGTCGCGACCCCTCAGCGGCAGCGCCCCCAGCACCGGGGAGGCATTCGGCCAGAGCTCGCTGCGGAGGCACCTGGCGCAGCTAGAGCAGGAGTACGCGGAGTCGCTGGAGCGGCTGGACCAGGGCCCGCAGGCggaaggagaggaaggggtcAGATCACTGCAGAGGCGTGTGAGCGAGCTGGCGCCAGTGGTGAGTGGGCTATTGCAGCTCAGGAACAAGGAGCAGGAGCTGCGGGAGATCGAGGCCTTGCTGAGAG ATGACGATGCTGATCTGAGGAGACTTGCAGAGAGCGAAGAAAATTCCTGTCGGGCAGCCATCCAAGACCTGCAGGCCAAG ATTCTCTCGCTCCTGCTCCCCTCGGAAGGTGTGGACAATGACGAGCTGATCCTGGAGCTGACGGCGGGAGTCGGGGGGCAGGAGTCCATGTTGTTCACAGCGGAgatgttcgaaatgtaccagtgCTATGCGGCCTTTAAGCACTGGCACTTTGAAGTACTGGAGTACCGGAACAGCGAATTAG GAGGTCTGCGGCACGCtgctgtcagtgtgagtggtgagGGAAGCTACAGGCACTTGAAGTTCGAGGGAGGAGTTCACCGAGTGCAGAGGGTCCCCAGAACCGAGAAGCAAGGCAGGATTCACACCAGCACCACGACTGTGGCCATGTTGCCCCAGCCTACTGAG ATTGACCTGACGATCAGCCCCAAAGAGCTGCGGATAGAGACAAAGAGAGCGAGCGGGGCAGGAGGCCAACACGTGAACACGACGGACAGTGCTGTCCGCATTCTCCACATTCCGACAG GTGTGGTGGCTGAGTGCCAGCAGGAACGGTCCCAACTGAAGAATCGAGAGCGGGCCATGCAGTTGCTGCGTGCTAAACTCTACAGCATGAAACTGGAGGAGGACATCAGCAGGCGAAATCTGGCACGCAGGATTCAG ATCGGGACCAAGGGGAGGTCAGAGAAGATCCGGACCTACAACTTTCCGCAGGACCGGGTGACGGATCATCGGATCGGTAAATCGCTCTACAACCTGAAGGACTTCATGCTGGGGGAGGAGCTCCTCGATGAGATGATTGATTCGCTGACAAACGTGGCTGACAGCGAATGTCTCATCGAGTTTCTGGAGAGCACACAGAAACAGCAGAATGAGCCAGGGCGTCAGTGA
- the LOC138760298 gene encoding peptide chain release factor 1-like, mitochondrial isoform X3, with the protein MFPVGRTFLGIARACLEAGVWRARRPFHLKTGFCRPPRIDPSRPLSGSAPSTGEAFGQSSLRRHLAQLEQEYAESLERLDQGPQAEGEEGVRSLQRRVSELAPVVSGLLQLRNKEQELREIEALLRDDDADLRRLAESEENSCRAAIQDLQAKILSLLLPSEGVDNDELILELTAGVGGQESMLFTAEMFEMYQCYAAFKHWHFEVLEYRNSELGGLRHAAVSVSGEGSYRHLKFEGGVHRVQRVPRTEKQGRIHTSTTTVAMLPQPTEIDLTISPKELRIETKRASGAGGQHVNTTDSAVRILHIPTGVVAECQQERSQLKNRERAMQLLRAKLYSMKLEEDISRRNLARRIQLPVWSIPWT; encoded by the exons ATGTTCCCCGTGGGACGGACGTTCCTGGGCATCGCCCGTGCATGCCTGGAGGCAGGTGTCTGGCGTGCGAGGAGGCCCTTCCACCTGAAGACTGGGTTCTGCCGCCCACCCCGCATTGACCCGTCGCGACCCCTCAGCGGCAGCGCCCCCAGCACCGGGGAGGCATTCGGCCAGAGCTCGCTGCGGAGGCACCTGGCGCAGCTAGAGCAGGAGTACGCGGAGTCGCTGGAGCGGCTGGACCAGGGCCCGCAGGCggaaggagaggaaggggtcAGATCACTGCAGAGGCGTGTGAGCGAGCTGGCGCCAGTGGTGAGTGGGCTATTGCAGCTCAGGAACAAGGAGCAGGAGCTGCGGGAGATCGAGGCCTTGCTGAGAG ATGACGATGCTGATCTGAGGAGACTTGCAGAGAGCGAAGAAAATTCCTGTCGGGCAGCCATCCAAGACCTGCAGGCCAAG ATTCTCTCGCTCCTGCTCCCCTCGGAAGGTGTGGACAATGACGAGCTGATCCTGGAGCTGACGGCGGGAGTCGGGGGGCAGGAGTCCATGTTGTTCACAGCGGAgatgttcgaaatgtaccagtgCTATGCGGCCTTTAAGCACTGGCACTTTGAAGTACTGGAGTACCGGAACAGCGAATTAG GAGGTCTGCGGCACGCtgctgtcagtgtgagtggtgagGGAAGCTACAGGCACTTGAAGTTCGAGGGAGGAGTTCACCGAGTGCAGAGGGTCCCCAGAACCGAGAAGCAAGGCAGGATTCACACCAGCACCACGACTGTGGCCATGTTGCCCCAGCCTACTGAG ATTGACCTGACGATCAGCCCCAAAGAGCTGCGGATAGAGACAAAGAGAGCGAGCGGGGCAGGAGGCCAACACGTGAACACGACGGACAGTGCTGTCCGCATTCTCCACATTCCGACAG GTGTGGTGGCTGAGTGCCAGCAGGAACGGTCCCAACTGAAGAATCGAGAGCGGGCCATGCAGTTGCTGCGTGCTAAACTCTACAGCATGAAACTGGAGGAGGACATCAGCAGGCGAAATCTGGCACGCAGGATTCAG
- the LOC138760298 gene encoding peptide chain release factor 1-like, mitochondrial isoform X4, which translates to MLFTAEMFEMYQCYAAFKHWHFEVLEYRNSELGGLRHAAVSVSGEGSYRHLKFEGGVHRVQRVPRTEKQGRIHTSTTTVAMLPQPTEIDLTISPKELRIETKRASGAGGQHVNTTDSAVRILHIPTGVVAECQQERSQLKNRERAMQLLRAKLYSMKLEEDISRRNLARRIQIGTKGRSEKIRTYNFPQDRVTDHRIGKSLYNLKDFMLGEELLDEMIDSLTNVADSECLIEFLESTQKQQNEPGRQ; encoded by the exons ATGTTGTTCACAGCGGAgatgttcgaaatgtaccagtgCTATGCGGCCTTTAAGCACTGGCACTTTGAAGTACTGGAGTACCGGAACAGCGAATTAG GAGGTCTGCGGCACGCtgctgtcagtgtgagtggtgagGGAAGCTACAGGCACTTGAAGTTCGAGGGAGGAGTTCACCGAGTGCAGAGGGTCCCCAGAACCGAGAAGCAAGGCAGGATTCACACCAGCACCACGACTGTGGCCATGTTGCCCCAGCCTACTGAG ATTGACCTGACGATCAGCCCCAAAGAGCTGCGGATAGAGACAAAGAGAGCGAGCGGGGCAGGAGGCCAACACGTGAACACGACGGACAGTGCTGTCCGCATTCTCCACATTCCGACAG GTGTGGTGGCTGAGTGCCAGCAGGAACGGTCCCAACTGAAGAATCGAGAGCGGGCCATGCAGTTGCTGCGTGCTAAACTCTACAGCATGAAACTGGAGGAGGACATCAGCAGGCGAAATCTGGCACGCAGGATTCAG ATCGGGACCAAGGGGAGGTCAGAGAAGATCCGGACCTACAACTTTCCGCAGGACCGGGTGACGGATCATCGGATCGGTAAATCGCTCTACAACCTGAAGGACTTCATGCTGGGGGAGGAGCTCCTCGATGAGATGATTGATTCGCTGACAAACGTGGCTGACAGCGAATGTCTCATCGAGTTTCTGGAGAGCACACAGAAACAGCAGAATGAGCCAGGGCGTCAGTGA